Genomic DNA from Nicotiana tabacum cultivar K326 chromosome 21, ASM71507v2, whole genome shotgun sequence:
ACGAAACACCTATGAATGCAAATATTTATTTGCACTTTGTGTTTACATTAAATCAAATGATTCAATCTTAACCATTAAAAGTTACAGCATATATTATTCAACTATGGTTAAAGAATGACGGTGTATATGCAAGATAAAATCTTGTATTGATTGGTTTAGTTTAAATAATAGAAGAATATCCCAGTAAATATTTACCACCTATGAATGTGATGAGATGAATGATTAGGATTTCGTCATTCTTGAAATGGAGAACTATTCAATTGGATGAATTTGGGAATATAATCTTTTTATGTGGTGAGCACTTTACTCAAAGTAAGATAGTGCGAAACTAAATTAGTTAAGTCTTAAAACAACTATTGAACACAAAAAAGGAGGCAAACTAAGGGTGCACTCTTAAGGTTACAAGGTAGGCGTAAGCCTCAtgagtatttaatttttaatattttaaaatataatataatataattacagtaaatatatttaaatagataaaattgcataaatattgaagaaactatacatacatacatacatacgcgCGCACGCTCCCATCCCCCAAAAAAATTAGTTAAAATTATTCATTATCTACTACTTgcaagcacaagtaacttgagttgaaaagaataaagttttctataagAAGGAACAAAAGGATGGCTAACTTACAATTTGAACTTTAAACTTGCTGCCATGGAGGAGAATGAAGTTTTCTAGTAtttgtaataaataaataaataaatgttcattgcttttgggagatagtaGCAGACTAATggagaaaataaaaaatgggaaaTACCATAAATAAGGGCTTCTAGCCATAAAAAAAGgtattgacttttaaatttaatgtttcagttcctttttaagacttttgagtaattacaagcTAACTTTTGAGAATTAGGGTATTATATtaaggacttattcaacaaattttattttaatttaaaaaagtcTGTTGAACTTACACCTCACTTTAAAAACATGTCTTAACGCTCGGGTGTATGCCTCTTATGACTTTCGCTCCCCACAATTGCCTCAGGGTAATTTTGGTGCACCTCGCCCTAGGGCATGCCctgaaaacgccttttaaaacactgctcGATGCAAACATCAATGTCTTAATCCACGACTCAAATCAATAACTTATAGATTACATAGAGATAACTTTACCGTTGCTACGAGGCTCGCCTTCCAACTATCGAACACCAgataaaaaaaaaggtaaataTAAAATTTGAGAATAATATAGCCAATGAAACTTGGAATAGTGGAGGATTAGTTAAATATAAGAAAAATCAGCAAACTCAACACGCAACCAATATTAGGAGGACTGCAACACACTTCCCGTTATTCAAAGCCGCGTCCCATACCTTCTCCTTTTCCTCTGTACATACATACATacgtctctatctctctctctccatataacaaacacacacacacacacacacacagctgCCTGATTATTTTTTAACCTGTCCAAATTTCTTTGATTTGCGGTGCTCGCCATGTTTCTTTGAGGTAATTAACTAGTTTCATCTGGGTTATGTATCCTTATACTTTATACTGTATTGCATATTCTCTAATTGCGTTTTTTTCTAAATCTCCTTATTTTTGGAGTTAACTTTAAGTTttaggttaatttttctatttgtcAACTGTAGCACATCATTTAGATTTGTGTTCtcttttggttgatttgatacaTTTCTTAGCTAATGGGTGTTTTgggatttttttttaatctctgTTTACCACGTTCATGAAAGCACTGTTGTTTAAGTCTATAATAAATTAGTCTGCTCAATTTATGTGATGACTGGCCACAGAGTTtaagacaaaagaaaaacaaaattttaaaacttatggTGTAAAAATTACATTTTTGTGACTTTAAATAAATTCATTAGGGGTAAAATACGAAATTTTtagttaaattatttttgaatatagagtaaatttaagattttaagttaGTGGACGCAGATAGCAATTATGCTactcttaggggtcgtttgatatGATGGAAAAGCAAAAATAATTCTGGGATAAAAATTTAGTATCGCTTTATCCCTTGTTTGGTTACTAATCTTGGGATAAGCCATCTCAGGGTTAAAAGTAGTACTGGGATAACCGGCCATCCTTGTTCATAGAGGTTGGGGAGCTCTCTCCAAACTACTAGGTCAAAGGTTCAATGCTGATTAATGGTTTAAAAAAGTAGTattgggataacttatacctgcaGAGAGTGGAATAGTAATCATAGATAAGTTATCCCaggatacaacaacaataccaacaatAACAGACCCCGTATATTCCCAAATCCCAACaggtggggtctagggagggtagtctgtacgtagaccttaccctaTCCCTACCTAATGAAGGTAGCTAAGTTACCCCAGGATAAAACAGTAAATTTGACCATCCCAGGATtgatacaacataccaaacagtcaATAAGAAATGATACCAggataactaatcccaacataactaATCTCGGTATAAGTGTATAACTAATCCCAACGTAACAAATCCCAGCATAActaatcttcaaaccaaacgaccccataATGTTTTCCTTTTGCGCTGAATAAGGTTTCAATAGTTTAATGTGGTTAGTATAAATTGGAGTTCACTGAGTTCCCTCTACTTTGCTGAAGTTTATGTGTTGTATTTATATTTTAATCTCAATGATAGTGTCTCTAGAGATGTCATACCAATGATCAttgctttttctcttttttcctttttgctaATAAAAGCTTGGAACTTTATTGTGCATACTTGGGTGAAGTCCAGTTTCGCTTATTAAGACCTTTTCTTGAGAAAGAAGATTAAGAAAACCAGGTGCAATGAGCTTACgaaataaagttttttttttctttctaaaactgaTCTATCAAATGAATATGGGTGAAAGGGGATAAGATTGAAAACAAATGAAGAAATTTTAAAAAGAGGCAAATGTAGTGGAAAGTAGTGTTTCTTATATGATCATTTATGTGAACTTGATTAAGCTTGCTCCAATGCTTTACTATACTTATGGAAAGAGTGGTGGAAAGAGAGGAAAGTCTGAGCTGAACCATGAATGGAGAAATAGACTCACATGGGTGATTCCAAGTTAATGGATTAAGGTTTAAGTGGTTTAATTTCATTCATCTGGTCATGATAGTTCTATTTAACTGTGTATCTACGTGTGTTTATCTTGTTTACGCACTTTAGGCTGTCTTGACATTGGATGAACTTCACAAAAGTTAGGCCTTGGCCTCGGTagtttggatttttcatttatcCCCTATCCCGCATTGTTTTGTCGTTGCTCTTTCCCTCATATTTGGCTTTGGTTTATAAAGCCAAGACTAGAATGGTTAAAAGTTGTTATTAGTTGTTGTTTAGGGTCATGGTCTAACTTTTGTTTGTATCTACTGATTTATAGAAATCATTCTCTAGCTAACTAGAGCTGAAGTAAAGCTTCTGTCAGACAACTAGGAACATCCTGTAATATCTCTGCATATATAATCAAAGCTGAGAAAGTTTTCAACTAGAAAGTATAGGAGAATCTATACAGTATTTGTGCGGCATGGGTGGAAGATGTGATTGTCTATAATGCATTCTGACTGAGGTAACTGTACTTGTTCTCATTCATAATGGAATCTTAGATGAATATTAGGGATATGTCTAGATGTTTGTATGTTTGCAGTCCCATAAGCATAAAATTAACCTCAGCTACATTCTGGTTTTATATAATTTTAGGATTTGTTAGTCATAGCAACGATGTAATCTTAGGTTGTGATATTTTTGCAGTGACAAAGATTGGCATCTTTGCGCGTGTCCCATTCTCTTCTCCAACCCTGTTGAAAAGGTTTACTATTTCAAAATTATACTTGAAAACTCTGATGGAGGTTAAGCTATGGAATGACAAGCGTGAAAGGGAAATGTATGACAACTTTGGTGAGCTCTTTGCGATTATCAAAGCGACAGAGAAGCTAGAGAAGGCTTATGTTCGTGACATCGTTTCACCAGCTGTATATGAAACTGAGTGCCAGAAACTGATTGCTCAGTTCAAGACCTTATCTTCTACATTGAAAGATGCTGTACCTAACATTGAGCGATTTCATGACACCTACAAAATGGATTGCCCTGCTGCACTAAACCGACTTGTGATCTCTGGTGTGCCAGCTACTGTAGAGCACCGAGCTGCTGCTTCAATGTCAGCTGTAACTTCAGCTGCTGTTGTGGCCGAGTGTGTGCAGAATTTCATCACTGCAATGGACTCGTTGAAGTTGAACATGATTGCAGTTGACCAGGTCCATCCCCTGTTGTCAGAGCTCTCATCTTCCCTCAATAAGCTGTCGATTCTGCCGGTGGATTTTGAGGGAAAGACAAAGATGAGAGAGTGGCTTTCAAGGTTGTCGAAGATGGGGGCTGCAGATGAGTTGACAGAACAGCAGGCTCGTCAACTCCACTTTGATCTGGAATCCTCGTACAATTCTTTCATGGCAGCACTGCCCACTGATGGAGCTTAGTTGACTATTTCAATAGGTGGTATGTTTGTATATAAGATTGTTGTTTCATTTAGCAAGCTCTTAACACacatgattctatctttgattGGAGTGCTGGTATATGAGTAGAATAGTCATCTATATTTTGGGACTTCATACTTGTTAGATAATTGTTAGACTGGTGGTGGTACCATTTTGGATACTATGAACTCATTATGGATCGCTCTTATATCAGTCTATATGCTGCTTGTGCTAGTTTAGTTATATTCTTGGATTCGAGAGAGCTTTATGCTTTTGTATATCAATGGTAAACTATCTCTCTTTTGATGTTTTGGGTGGTGATATTGACTGTGCACGAGGCTTGCAAAAACTAGTTTGCTCTTGAATTGTTAAATGATACTTGCATTGCTGCAGTCCCACTGGGTTGGCTAGTTGATAGTTTTCTGATTTATTGTTTTTACTGTATATCCAATATGTTCTATTTATGAGATTTCTATTGCATATCATGTTCTGGTCATAGCCCTCATGGATTCAGTTGCTTTATGTTTCTGACTTTGGGTTAATGTATTGTTGGATGCTTTTATTAATGCCACCTTATTTTCATTAGGCCCTTATCGACCAGTTCTTAATCATACGTCTTTTGCATATTAATTTTGAGAGTAGTTGACAGGAGCCTGGATTGTCATTTATCAACTACAGCATTTTGACTAATTGAGTTTATTATGCGAATAAAATTTATTGCATTTCCAGTTCTCTTCTTCATCTTGTTTGTGCTCATAGTTTAGTTTCCATTCTTAGATTTCTAATACTATCTGTTATCTTTTTTCTGTTCTGGCTGTGGTTACTGCTCTCTTTACATGGATCCTCCTTTGCTGTATTTCCTTTATCTAAATTGCTGTGTTTATGCTTTTcttgagccgaaggtctatcgCAAACATCCGATCTACCTTcgcaaggtaggggtaaggtctgtgtacacactatcctccccagactaCACCTGTGGGAATATtctaggtatgttgttgttgttgttgtttatgctCTCATGGTTTAGGTTCTGAGTCCCTTTCATGAGCTGTGTTTGAAGTTTTGAACCTTCAATAGGCATGTTGCAACTGCTTTCTTTGACAGTTCTTTTTTGACAAAAGATACCTTATTGCATCATAGTAATTTTTGTTCACTACCTTAACAATTCTCTTTAGAGCTTTGGCATTTTACCTTTCCATTGGTTCTTGATGCAAATTTCTCCAAGTATAATTATGGTGATTCTTGACAATGTAGTAATCAAGCTGCTGAGCCTGAGATTATGACCTTGAGGAGTAGCTCTTTCTTTGAGTAGTATTTTAGCTATACCCTTTCTAGCTTTCTATACAGAGAAGGAGAAATTGAACTCCATTTTTGTCGTCTCAGTGCGTTACTGGGACTGGTTTTGTTACGGAGGCATGCCAATGGTTGTTTTGTTACGGAGGCATGCCAATGGTTCTTAGGGTTCCAATTTGCTGAGTCCTTGCCGATTCTCCATTTCCCGGGCTCGAATTTGTGACTCCTTGCCGATTCTCCATTTCCCGGGCTCGAATTTGTGACTCCTTGCCGATTCTCCATTTCCAAGGCTCGAATTTGAGATCTCTAGTTAAGGTTGAAGATATTTCGATCATCCCACTATGGCAGACTTTTGTACAATTGACGTGGGCGTTGAAGATGATAGACTTTAATGAATACAATCCACCCCTTTGAGGGTCTTAACATATCAGTTTATCCTTTGTTTTAAGAGTGAAAATCTCACCCCCTACTATATATGCAGCAAGTGGAAGTTACACCACAATGTTTGTATACCATATTTTATACTATATGGAAAGTAATCTCGAGATTACTAATTTCTGGATAAAATAGAAAAATGACACATTTGTCCTTTTTCAAAGATGCTAAACATGTGAGGTTATATTCGACTATGACACGATAGCTAAACATGAGACCGCCTTGGTTGGCTATTTCTAAGAATGACTCACTTAGTTACTTAAGATGAAACACACTTTCTTAGAAGAAGCAAATTAAAGGTTTATGGTAGGGATTTGTGTACGCTCAGCTCTCCCCAGATTCTACTTGTGAAATTTTCACTATTTGCTGCTATTGTATAACTCAATACAATATAATTAAAATTAAGGGGATTAAAGGCTTTTATATAGGCATACAAAATTGAAGGAATATGGTCAATAATTAATGTGGGATTAAAACGTACTAAAAGATAAGGATTAGAActcaaaaaataaagaataacaAGTTACTGAATCATCATATGACAAGCTGCTGAATCATCAAGTGATAAGGTGATGCATAAACAAATGACAAGCTATTACATTAgcaagtactccctccgttcacttttacttgtcacgttttgactttttacgccctttaagaaataataaatgaagcatAATTTActatgatactcatattaattgatgcgtatttttaattgttttgagaaaataatttgaaatgaataattaatgttattGGTATAACAGAAAAacagaaattattttctcttgataTACTAAAAGTGACAAATAAAAgttaaacggagggagtagtcAAGAAGATATCGAAAAAAAGAGCACGTGAAATGATTTAGCAAAATAGGTTACTAACCAACTTtgcaccaaaaaagaaaaagccaAAGTTTGTAAACTTTTATTAATTTCAATTATTCAGCAAAGGTACGTCTTTTAAGATCCAATTGAGAAGAAAGACAACTCTAGATATGATTCCTTTTACTTAGATCATTAAAAACACTATCTGGACATAGATCAAAATATTTCGTGGATCAAACTGTAAGCATAAACTTTAATTTATATCaggatcttgaacatgataatcttatATGTAATTGccatagaaaacatacctgaagcggAATCCATTATCTTGAAGCGGAAGCGTTAATTCAAAAACTGGTTTCTTGCCCCTTGCCCTAACTTTATGTTACCGCCGCCTTTAATGATGGAAGAAAGAAAGTAAAATCCGGTAACCCTAATGGGTGGGGAGAggaccaatttatagaggttctcaTTTAATCCGGTACGTTCATCCACTAACCGATCAGACGGATGAGATTtgctcattaattaaatattaattatgggctTAATCTTATTGGGTCACATACACGTAAGAAAATAGTTTACATTCTCCCATTTGGCCCAATAAtcacataatattaatatttaatatagtAACATTAGTTGCGCATAAACAAATCTCTTCTATAATGTCCATCATAAATACCATAATACGATAAACTACTAAATGTGAGTTATGGCGGTTATATATAATTTGTCTACATACTCCCTTCCATATATCACAACATTAGCAACTCATTGTACCAGGTCCATAAGCTATAAAAtattatggtccacaataatatctTATTGAGACTTATCCTataatatctcaaaacaataatgTGTACACCATTATGAGAAACAGGAAATCACTAATGTATATCAGAAGCATATAAATGAGCTCAGAGTGTCAAAACATCATAAATACATCAG
This window encodes:
- the LOC107826798 gene encoding vacuolar protein sorting-associated protein 28 homolog 2, which translates into the protein MEVKLWNDKREREMYDNFGELFAIIKATEKLEKAYVRDIVSPAVYETECQKLIAQFKTLSSTLKDAVPNIERFHDTYKMDCPAALNRLVISGVPATVEHRAAASMSAVTSAAVVAECVQNFITAMDSLKLNMIAVDQVHPLLSELSSSLNKLSILPVDFEGKTKMREWLSRLSKMGAADELTEQQARQLHFDLESSYNSFMAALPTDGA